The following nucleotide sequence is from Kineobactrum salinum.
TGCGGCCGTCGCTGTCCTCCACGTCGACCTGGCTGCCAAAGTGGGCCACCACCAGGCCGCTTTGTTCCGGCCCCAGTTGACCCGCCGTGAGTGCCTCGTCCACCTGCTGTTGACGGCGCCCGGCGCGCTCACTGCGCTCCTGCTGTATTTTGCTGATGCGCCAGCTTTGCTGGCGGGTCAATCTGCGTTTGCTCATGCTGGCATTATTGGGCCACGGCATGGCGCTGTCGAGGCAATTTGTTACACTGGATGGTAGCCTTTGATGGAGCCGAATGGCCATGCAGCACCCCGATAACCTGATCTGGATCGATCTGGAGATGACCGGCCTGGAGCCCGACAGCGATCGGGTCATCGAGATAGCCACCATTGTGACCGACAGCGAGCTGAATACCCTGGCGGAAGGGCCGGTCATCGCCGTGCACCAGGCGGATGCTGTATTGCAGGGCATGGACGAGTGGAACACCACCCATCACACCCGCTCTGGTCTGGTCGCTAGGGTCCGCGCCAGCGATATCGACGAAGCCGCCGCGCAGGAGATGACCCTGGCATTTCTGCAACAGTGGGTACCTGCCGGTACCTCTCCCATGTGCGGCAACACCATCTGCCAGGACCGGCGTTTCCTGGCCCGTTACCTGCCGCGCCTGGAGGCCTGGTTCCACTATCGCAACCTGGATGTGAGCACCCTCAAAATATTGATGCAGCGCTGGCGGCCCGAGCTGGAGGCCGGCATCCACAAGACCAGCACGCATCAGGCGCTGGAGGATATCCGCGAATCCATTGCCGAGCTGCGCTACTATCGCGAGCATTTGCTGCAGCCGGGTTGACGGCCACGGCGTAAAATCCTGTGGCAGGCGTGCTGGTGCTCCCGAAAAAGGCAGCGCGGGCTTTCGCAGTCTCCACAGTTTCATCTATAGTTGATGAAAACATGATGCCGAATCCGGAGTTGGTCCCGAGACCACAAGAGCGGCACAGGGGGGAAGCTTGAAAATCATGACGCGGGGTTGGGTGCTGCTGGGTGGCGTTCTGTTGGCAGCTTGCGCTGTGGGGCCGGTGCAGGGGCCGCCGGAGCCGGTGGCTACGGTTGGAGAGCGGCGAGCGGTTGAGGCAGTTGCCCAGCCAGGGTTGACGCCCCAGGCACGGTTTCGGGAGGCGCTGCGCATGCTTGAAGATGGCCGGGCGCGGCAGGCGCGGGCTGAGTTGGTCGCCTATCTGCAGGAGAAGCCGCGCAGTGACGTGGCGCGGGATCTGCTGCGCCAGCTTGACGAGGACTCCAACGTCTACTATCCAGCCAGCTATCGGGAAATCACGCTGGCTTCCGGGGAGTCCCTGTCCACGCTGGCGCACCGTTATCTCGGCAGTGTCTATCAATTCTATGCCCTCGCCAAGTACAACGGCATTGCGGAGCCCCGCCGCCTGCGGGCGGGACAAATCCTGAAGATACCGCTGACGGAAACCGCGCGGGCCAGTTTCGCTGTCGAAGATGATCCCGAATCGCTGGCCCGGGAAATGGCGCAAGAGGCGGAGGCAGCGGCGCTGACAACCGATGCGGCCCTGCCACAGGAGGCTGCCGCAGAAGCGGAAACGAAAGTTGAGGCGGAGGCTGACACCGGGGCCGCTGTTGCCGGCGCGAATCCGGCTGGCGAAGAGACTGAAGAGGAGTCTCTCCCCGAGCCCGCGCTGCAACCTGCCGCGGTGGCGGCCGTGCCGGCGGGCGAGCCGCGCGAGCTGCACCGGCGGGCGCTCAATGCGTATCGTGCCCAGGACCTGGACAAGGCGATTGATCTTTGGAACCGGGTCCTGGTGCTGGACCCGGAACACGAGAATGCCAGGCTGTATCGCGCCCAGGCACTGGAGCTGCAGAGCAAGCTGCGGCGGCTGAACTGAGCCCACCATGCCGGCGGCCGGTCGATCGCACCTCAAGACGTTTTACCGGGAACTGCGCCGGCGCAAGGTTTTCCAGACCTGCTTCTACTACCTGCTGTTGTGCTGGGGTGGCCTGCAGGCCATCGATATACTGTTTCCGCTGTTTGACCTGGATGCGGATCTGGTGTCGCGCTACCTGTTTGCTCTGGCCATTCTTGGGTTTCCGGTCGCGTTCACCCTGGCCTGGTTTTTCCAGATTACCCGTGAGGGCGTAGCCCGCAGTACCCCTTTCAGTGAACGCCGGGTGCTGGACAATATCCCTCCCATCAACGACCGCAGGCGCAATGGGGCCAGGGGTTATTTCCGCAAGCCCGGCGGGCCCCGGAGTGCGGTGCATGACTGGACCCTGTCGGCCGAGACCGGCCCCCTGGCCGGGCTCAGTTTCAGCATTACGCGTTCGCTGGTGATGGGGCGCTCGCTGGACAGCGATATCGCCGTCGTCAGCCCCCACGTGTCGCGGCAGCATGCGCGGTTGACGCTGGAGGGGGACATGCTCAGCCTGGAGGACCTGGGCTCCGCCAATGGCACCATGGTCAACGGCCGGCCGCTGACTGGCCGCTGTACGCTTTACAACGAGGATGAGATCCGGTTCCACGATATTGTATTCCGGGTGACCCGCAGTTATGCCAGCGCCGGCCGGGGGACCGCGGCGCTGGATCAAACCACCTACATCGAACCGCTGCACAGCAATAGCACGCCAACTAAACCCACGGACCGGCAGTAGCTGCCTCAGGGGCGCCCGCGGATTCTTGACAGATTGCGTTGCAGCGTTCGGGCCTGCTTGAGCTTCAGGCTGGCACTGCTGTTGCCTGGGTGGTAAAGCAATGCCTTTTCCAGTGCGGCGATGGCGGCATCCAGGTCGGTCTGCAGCAGGGCGGTGCCGGTTTTCAGCCAGCGGTTGCTGAGTTCCGTCCGCAAACTGACTACCCTGCCCAACAGCGGATCTTCCGGGCGGGGCTGCGCGGTCAGTGCCGCTTGCAGGTGTTGCAGCTCGGTCGCAGCTTCACCCCTGTCCCTGGCATTGTCGGCCAGCTGTATATGGGTATCCCGCAACAGGGCGGCGTCATCGCTGAGAGGGTCCGGCGGCATTGACTCGGCCTCAGCGATCAGGGTCTGGAACTCGCCTGCCCGATGCAGGGCAGCCCAGCGGCCTGGGCCGGATTCCGTTGCCGGCGCAGGATCGGGTGTCGGCTCGGGTCTGACCGCGGTCTGGGCCAGAAGCTCGTATTCCCTGCCGCTCTTGGCGTCCTGGCGGGCCCTGGCCCGCGTCACGAATGCCTCTCGCAGGCGTTGGGATGCGGTGGGCTCGCCCGGCGTCAACGCCAGGGCCCGCAACATCCAGCTGTCACCCTGGCGCCAGTCACCGCTGGCGTAGGCGGCTTCTCCCTGCTGCAAGGCCTCCGCTGTACGCCCGGCAATTTTGGCCTGCAGCCGTGAAATGGCGTCTCTGGCAGCTTCCGTCTCAGTCCGTGAAGGCAGCAGGCTCTGCCACAATGCCAATGCCTGCGCCAGTTCGCCGGCCGCCTCGGCGGTTTCGGCGGCCGCGATCTGGCGCTGGGCAAAAGCGGCGATGGCTTCGCTGCGATCTGGCTGCTGAGCGCCGCAGGCACACAGCAGCGCCAGCAGCAATGCGGTGGCAGCGCTGCGAATCAATGCAGTGGCGCCCGCTTGAACCCCTGCACGAAACCGGCGAAGTCGTCCATGTCATGGTGATCGTAGATCATCGTCCGGTGCAGCAGGTAGGGGTTGGACAAGGTGGTGTTGTCGCCCCGTGTCACAGTGGCGGCCAATTGGTAGCCCGCCTGTTGCAAAGTCCGGACCGCGGTTTCGCTGCTGTTGCCGTACGGATAGGACAGGTGGACAGGAGCCACGCCCAGGTGGCGCTGAAACTGCTCCCTGGAGCCGGTGACCTCCGCCAGCAGGCGCATGCTGTAAGCGTCGGGGGACTCATCTTGCGGCAACCGCGACAAACTGGTGTGGCTCTTGCCGTGGGACTGGATTTCGATCAGGCCGCTTTTGGCCATGGTTTGCAGCTGGCTCCAGTTGAGCGCGGCTCCGGCGCCGATGAAGTCCGTGTAGATGAATACGGTAGCGCGGGCCTGGTATTTTTGCAGCAACGGCCAGGCGACGTCGTAGACCGAGGCATAGCCATCGTCGATGGTCAGGACCACTGCCCGGTCGGGAATGGGCTGTCCCTGTCGCAGAATGTCGGCTACCTCTGCGAATGACAGAAACTGATACTGGTTCTCCACCAGGTAGCGCAGTTGTTGCTCGAAGGCCGCTGCCGTCAGCTCCAGCTGGTGGCTGGCGCGCGAGCGGGCCGTGAAGCGGTGATAGCACAGAATTGGCAGGGTGCGGTAGCCATCGCTGTACACTGAAGTGGGATTGACCGGCTGCAGCGGTACGGCGATGACCTCCCCGGCCCTGGCCGCCCGGCCGCTGTTGAGCTCCGCCAGTTGCCAGGCAGCGGCGGGATCATTGAGCAAGGCGGCGGCGATGTCCCGGTACTGCTGGCCCGGCTGCAGGTAGACCAGCGCAGTCTCCCGGTTCCCGGCTATCACCTCCACGGCTGCGCGCTCTACTGGCGGAGCGCTGTTGCAGGCGGCCAACAAACTGGCCCCGCTCAACAACAGGGCCCGGATGGGGAGTTCAGGCAGATTCGTCATCGCGGTTCACATCGCTGGACCGGACAATAGTCTGGTCGTTGGGGTTGCCCTGGACGATGCCGCTGATCTCGAGCTTGCCCTCCGGGACCACCACCGTATCCAGCAGCGGACCGTCGGTGACGCCACTCCCTTCCAACTGTTTTTCAATGCCGTCGGCGAGGTGATTCACGGCATTGAACAGGTCCCCGAATTCATCGTCGCGTTTACGCGAAATGCGGGTTTCGAGCTGTCCCCTGCCCAGCAACTGCAGGGCCGAGGTGGCCAGCAACAGGTTCTTTGCGATCAACTTGTTAAACGCGTAGATCAACAGCGATACCGCCAGCACAATTGCCAGGGCCAGCATGGCCATCATGCGGCCGGTGGTAGTCATCGCAGCGTCCAGTTCGGTGGTGTCGACGCCCAGGTCGAGGTGGCCGACCACCGTCTGGTCAAACAGTACCGGCAGGCTGAAGTTGAAAACCGGTTGCTCCAGTTCCTGCACCTGGATGGTGTCCCCGTCGAGCAGGGTCTGCTCGATGTTGGATGGCTCCCAGCGCTCCCCGACGAGACTGCTGTCGCTGGCGCCGCGGACAATGCCCCGGTGGTCCGCCACGACCAGATAGCGAAAGGTCTGCCGTGCAGCCGCGTCCTCCACCAGTGATTCAAGTGTAACCCAGTCCTCCCCCAGTACCGGGATCGCCGCCTGCACCGCGATGAACTTGGCCAGTGACAGGCCGGAATCCACGGCCTGCCGGGTCAGGGCATCACTCTGGGCACGAAACACCAGGGTCGATGCAACAGTCATTGCAACGGCGACCACCGCGCCCATGATTGCGGTCCACTTCACCTGCAGGGGCAGATAGCCGCGCTGTTCCTCCTCGTGCGATTGCACCGAGGACAGTTCCCGCAGCAACGCTTCCTGCAATTCCTTGCCGGACTGGAACCGGCGCTGGGGATTTTTCTGCAGCAACTTGTTGACGATTTTCTGCAGCCCGGCGGGGGCATCCGTCGTCAGCTGCCGGATCGGAACCGGATTCTTCTTGACGATCTGCATGATCAGGGTGGGCAGCGACTCTGCATCGAAAGCCTTTTGCCCGGTGATCATTTCGTACATGATCACACCGACGGCGAACAGATCGGCACGTCCATCTACAATTGTGCCACTGGCTTGTTCCGGCGACATGTAGCGCGGCGTACCCAGCATCATTCCCACCTGGGTGGTCTCATTGCCAGGGGAGCTGTCCATCCTGGCAATGCCGAAATCGGTGATCTTCACTGATTCGCCATCGGCGCCGAGGATGATGTTGTCGGGCTTCATGTCACGGTGCACCACGCCGCGGGTGTGGGCGTAGTCCATGGCCTTGGCCAGTTGGATCGCAATGCGGATAATGGTGGTGATCGGCAGGCGCCTGCCCTGCTGCAGGATGTCGCCCAGCGACTCTCCCTCCAGCAGCTCCATCATGATATAGGGCGCGCCCTCCAGGCTGCCGACATCGTAGATGGTGACGATGTTGGGATGGGTCAGGGCGCCAGCGGCCTTGCCCTCGCGCAGAAAGCGATTGTTGTGCTCTTCATCCGCGCAGTGCTCGGCCTTGAGTATCTTCAGGGCTACAGTGCGGTTGATGCTGGGATCGAAGGCCTTGTAGACATGGGCCATGCCACCTTCGCCAATATGTTCCTGAACCTGATAGCGCCCGATGGTCCTGCCGACTATCTCCATAGTGAATCTGTCCCCAACCCTGCAGCCCCATTTTCTTGGATAGGTGGCTTTGCCGTAGTGAATGCTACCACTGCTGCCCGGTTGTTGTCGCGTTCGCCGGGGCAATGTACAGGTGTTGCAATGTCATGGCGACATGCCCCTGCTGCTGTTGCCTGGCTGCGGGGTGGATCAGCTGGTCCCGCAGGCCAGGATTTGCAGGCGACGGTAACGTCGATTTTGGGTGGGGTGCTTGACGCGAATTCTGTTACTGGGCTGTGTAACCTCCATCGATAACGAATTCCGCGCCGGTCGCAAAGCTTGCTTCGTCACTGGCGAGATAGAGCACTGCAGAGGCGATTTCTTCGGGCCGACCGATGCGACCGATCGGGTGCATTGAAGCGAACGCCGCTTCTGCCTCCGCTGCTGCCATGCCGGTGGCCTGTTCCGCCATTTCCATCCCCGATCGAGTCTTCACCAAACCGGGATGAACCGTATTGATACGGATATTGTAGCCGCGCTGACCACAGTGAATGGCGGCGCTCTTGGAAAACAGTTTCACCCCTGCCTTGGCGGCAGAGTAGGCCACCAGGTTGGGCGAACCGACCAGACCGCCGACGGAGGAGAGGTTGATGATCGAGCCACCCCCGCTGCCCTTCATGATCCGCACCGCCATCTGGGTGCCGATGAAGGTGCTGTCGAGATTGAGCGAGATGATCTTGCGCCACTCCGCCAGGCTCAGCGTTTCAAGGTCATTGTAGGTGCCACCACCAGCATTGTTGACCAGCACGTCGAGGCGGCCGTATTCCTGCAGCAGTCGATCAAATACAGTCCTCCAGGCAGCTTCGTCGGTGACATCGTGCTCCAGAAACAGGGCGCTGGCGCCCTCGTCACGCAGCACTTGCGCCAGCTTGCCTCCCGCCTCGGCGTCGATATCGGTGAGTACAACCTGCGCCCCCTCCGCGATCAGCAGTCGCACCATCGCTTCACCCAGCCCCGGGCGCCCCCGGTAACCAGGCAGACCTTGCCTTCAACGCGCCCCATGGTTTTCTCCCCCTGTTTGCAGAAATTCCATGATGATGTCCTGTTCCTCTGGGCTGTCCAGGAAGGTGACGTGCCCACCCGGGCGCCGCCGGTGGCTGCAGCCGGGCCCGCGTCGACACATCGCCGCTATCTCATCGGCTGCCACGATGGAGTCCTCTCCCTGCAGCAGCAGCGTTCTGGCGGTTATCCGGTCCCAGAAGGACCAGAGGTCGAAGTCTTCTGGATGTTCACTGAACTGGCGAGCCAGAGCGGGGTCGTAGTGATAGCTAAAGCCGCCGGCATCGGTGCGGCGGGACCAGGACAGTGCCAGTTTGTGGGCCTCGCCGTTGAAACGGTGTACCCCCGATCTGGCGAGAAAGCGCTGCACATGGGCAACGAATTCCTCGAATCCCTGAAATACCGGAGGTTCCGCCAGCCGCTGCCCGAGGGCGGCACATGTCTTCCCGGGCAGACTCACGCCGACATCGTTGAGTATCAGGTGACTTACTGTAATGGCGTTGTCCCTGCCCGCCACCACAATGCCTAAGCCCCCACCCTTTGAGGAACCGATCCAGGCCACCGTATCGATGCGCAGTTGCCGCAGCAGATCTTCGGCGATGTCCGCATGGAAACCCAGGCTGGCCCCGCCGGGGGCGGGGCTGATCCATTCCGAGAGGCCGCAGCCGGGTGAGTCCGGCACGATGACGTGATACCGCTGGGCAAGCCGAGTGGCCAACTCCCGGTGATCTTCGCAGGTACCTGTGACCCCGTGCCATATAATAATTGCCGGCCT
It contains:
- a CDS encoding LysM peptidoglycan-binding domain-containing protein, which gives rise to MKIMTRGWVLLGGVLLAACAVGPVQGPPEPVATVGERRAVEAVAQPGLTPQARFREALRMLEDGRARQARAELVAYLQEKPRSDVARDLLRQLDEDSNVYYPASYREITLASGESLSTLAHRYLGSVYQFYALAKYNGIAEPRRLRAGQILKIPLTETARASFAVEDDPESLAREMAQEAEAAALTTDAALPQEAAAEAETKVEAEADTGAAVAGANPAGEETEEESLPEPALQPAAVAAVPAGEPRELHRRALNAYRAQDLDKAIDLWNRVLVLDPEHENARLYRAQALELQSKLRRLN
- the orn gene encoding oligoribonuclease, whose product is MQHPDNLIWIDLEMTGLEPDSDRVIEIATIVTDSELNTLAEGPVIAVHQADAVLQGMDEWNTTHHTRSGLVARVRASDIDEAAAQEMTLAFLQQWVPAGTSPMCGNTICQDRRFLARYLPRLEAWFHYRNLDVSTLKILMQRWRPELEAGIHKTSTHQALEDIRESIAELRYYREHLLQPG
- a CDS encoding alpha/beta fold hydrolase; protein product: MTTLQSRFLVCRERKLHFLEGGTPARPAIIIWHGVTGTCEDHRELATRLAQRYHVIVPDSPGCGLSEWISPAPGGASLGFHADIAEDLLRQLRIDTVAWIGSSKGGGLGIVVAGRDNAITVSHLILNDVGVSLPGKTCAALGQRLAEPPVFQGFEEFVAHVQRFLARSGVHRFNGEAHKLALSWSRRTDAGGFSYHYDPALARQFSEHPEDFDLWSFWDRITARTLLLQGEDSIVAADEIAAMCRRGPGCSHRRRPGGHVTFLDSPEEQDIIMEFLQTGGENHGAR
- a CDS encoding FHA domain-containing protein; this encodes MPAAGRSHLKTFYRELRRRKVFQTCFYYLLLCWGGLQAIDILFPLFDLDADLVSRYLFALAILGFPVAFTLAWFFQITREGVARSTPFSERRVLDNIPPINDRRRNGARGYFRKPGGPRSAVHDWTLSAETGPLAGLSFSITRSLVMGRSLDSDIAVVSPHVSRQHARLTLEGDMLSLEDLGSANGTMVNGRPLTGRCTLYNEDEIRFHDIVFRVTRSYASAGRGTAALDQTTYIEPLHSNSTPTKPTDRQ
- a CDS encoding polysaccharide deacetylase family protein, which encodes MTNLPELPIRALLLSGASLLAACNSAPPVERAAVEVIAGNRETALVYLQPGQQYRDIAAALLNDPAAAWQLAELNSGRAARAGEVIAVPLQPVNPTSVYSDGYRTLPILCYHRFTARSRASHQLELTAAAFEQQLRYLVENQYQFLSFAEVADILRQGQPIPDRAVVLTIDDGYASVYDVAWPLLQKYQARATVFIYTDFIGAGAALNWSQLQTMAKSGLIEIQSHGKSHTSLSRLPQDESPDAYSMRLLAEVTGSREQFQRHLGVAPVHLSYPYGNSSETAVRTLQQAGYQLAATVTRGDNTTLSNPYLLHRTMIYDHHDMDDFAGFVQGFKRAPLH
- a CDS encoding serine/threonine-protein kinase, with product MEIVGRTIGRYQVQEHIGEGGMAHVYKAFDPSINRTVALKILKAEHCADEEHNNRFLREGKAAGALTHPNIVTIYDVGSLEGAPYIMMELLEGESLGDILQQGRRLPITTIIRIAIQLAKAMDYAHTRGVVHRDMKPDNIILGADGESVKITDFGIARMDSSPGNETTQVGMMLGTPRYMSPEQASGTIVDGRADLFAVGVIMYEMITGQKAFDAESLPTLIMQIVKKNPVPIRQLTTDAPAGLQKIVNKLLQKNPQRRFQSGKELQEALLRELSSVQSHEEEQRGYLPLQVKWTAIMGAVVAVAMTVASTLVFRAQSDALTRQAVDSGLSLAKFIAVQAAIPVLGEDWVTLESLVEDAAARQTFRYLVVADHRGIVRGASDSSLVGERWEPSNIEQTLLDGDTIQVQELEQPVFNFSLPVLFDQTVVGHLDLGVDTTELDAAMTTTGRMMAMLALAIVLAVSLLIYAFNKLIAKNLLLATSALQLLGRGQLETRISRKRDDEFGDLFNAVNHLADGIEKQLEGSGVTDGPLLDTVVVPEGKLEISGIVQGNPNDQTIVRSSDVNRDDESA
- a CDS encoding glucose 1-dehydrogenase, with protein sequence MPGYRGRPGLGEAMVRLLIAEGAQVVLTDIDAEAGGKLAQVLRDEGASALFLEHDVTDEAAWRTVFDRLLQEYGRLDVLVNNAGGGTYNDLETLSLAEWRKIISLNLDSTFIGTQMAVRIMKGSGGGSIINLSSVGGLVGSPNLVAYSAAKAGVKLFSKSAAIHCGQRGYNIRINTVHPGLVKTRSGMEMAEQATGMAAAEAEAAFASMHPIGRIGRPEEIASAVLYLASDEASFATGAEFVIDGGYTAQ